In the Candidatus Rhodoblastus alkanivorans genome, one interval contains:
- a CDS encoding DUF1465 family protein, with amino-acid sequence MGRTNMEGGEPVSFAERLAASEAFKAMFREGMGLVEEAAAYLDGPGRDEAKSLPRNDSLAYAAESMRLTTRLMQLASWLLLQRAVNEGELTLDQAATEKRKVKLSYQDCAAAPDVFARLPRALRELVIESLRLQARIIHLDQLLYLDPSAPLSAPPVSPIEEHLSRLRAAFC; translated from the coding sequence ATGGGTCGAACCAATATGGAGGGCGGCGAGCCCGTCTCTTTCGCGGAGCGTCTGGCGGCTTCCGAGGCGTTCAAGGCCATGTTCCGCGAGGGCATGGGCCTGGTCGAGGAGGCTGCGGCCTATCTCGACGGACCCGGAAGAGATGAGGCCAAAAGCCTGCCGCGCAACGATTCCCTCGCCTATGCCGCCGAAAGCATGCGCCTGACCACCCGGCTGATGCAGCTCGCCTCCTGGCTTCTGCTCCAGCGCGCGGTCAATGAGGGCGAATTGACCCTGGACCAGGCGGCCACGGAAAAGCGCAAGGTCAAATTGTCCTATCAGGACTGCGCCGCCGCGCCCGACGTTTTCGCCCGCCTGCCCAGGGCCCTGCGCGAACTGGTCATCGAATCCCTGCGCCTGCAGGCCCGCATCATCCATCTCGACCAATTGCTCTATCTCGACCCCAGCGCTCCGCTCTCCGCGCCCCCGGTCAGCCCGATCGAGGAACACCTTAGCCGCCTACGCGCCGCGTTCTGTTGA
- a CDS encoding DUF6492 family protein translates to MTDAIRPDAATIVTLSFRGDLDCCRLLCESVDRFAPENFVHRLYVPTRDLALFAGFANERRVVASQDRDLLPGWMWKLPMPGPRLRQLLRLPRRNVYLSLFSPPVRGWIAQQMMKIAAAAQAPTEIVLHVDSDTLFIRPLSLDRLARADGRTRLYQTPDRIDEPDHRLWHETASRLLGFAVDPFHNGDYIDQLVVWRRSTVRRLIARIEEVGGRDWRKVLAATPHFSEYILYGVFADNVLGLAAAGHWPDPRSLCHSLWTDRLQSEEEERAFIAALRPDHIACLLQSTLPLGLDERRAFNARIVDQAAGQDAGQDAGQDDAA, encoded by the coding sequence ATGACCGACGCCATCAGGCCAGATGCTGCGACCATCGTCACTTTGTCCTTTCGCGGCGATCTCGACTGCTGCCGCCTGCTGTGCGAAAGCGTGGACCGTTTCGCGCCGGAAAATTTCGTCCATCGGCTTTATGTCCCGACCCGCGATCTCGCGCTTTTCGCTGGCTTCGCCAATGAGCGCCGCGTCGTGGCGTCTCAGGACCGCGATCTGCTGCCGGGCTGGATGTGGAAACTGCCCATGCCGGGGCCGCGCCTGCGCCAGCTTTTGCGCCTGCCGCGCCGCAATGTTTATCTGAGCCTCTTCAGCCCGCCGGTGCGCGGCTGGATCGCCCAGCAGATGATGAAGATCGCCGCCGCGGCGCAGGCTCCGACCGAAATCGTGCTGCATGTCGATAGCGACACTCTGTTCATCCGGCCCCTGAGCCTCGACCGGCTCGCCCGCGCCGACGGCAGGACGCGGCTTTATCAGACGCCAGACCGGATTGATGAGCCGGACCATCGCCTGTGGCATGAAACCGCGAGCCGCCTGCTCGGCTTCGCCGTCGATCCGTTCCACAATGGCGATTATATCGACCAGCTCGTGGTCTGGCGGCGCTCGACCGTGCGCCGCCTGATCGCGCGGATCGAGGAAGTCGGCGGCCGCGACTGGCGCAAGGTCCTCGCCGCCACGCCGCATTTCTCGGAATATATTCTTTATGGCGTCTTTGCGGATAATGTTCTCGGCCTCGCCGCCGCCGGCCATTGGCCCGATCCGCGCTCGCTGTGCCATTCCTTGTGGACTGACCGGCTCCAAAGTGAAGAGGAGGAGCGCGCCTTCATCGCGGCCCTGCGCCCCGACCACATCGCCTGCCTGCTGCAATCGACTTTGCCGCTCGGTCTCGACGAGCGCCGCGCCTTCAACGCCCGCATCGTGGATCAGGCCGCGGGCCAAGACGCGGGCCAAGACGCGGGCCAAGACGACGCGGCGTGA
- a CDS encoding glycosyltransferase family 2 protein has product MSRIGLSIVICTFHRNDLLRALLKSVAAQELPDSLSVSVVVVDNSDEGLARAVVAEEAAKSPIPMRWIEAHPANISVARNAGVAAGDTDFVAFIDDDQCLEPGWLTGLSSALREQPFDAWLGRVIATFEKPDQAPRAARMVFSRELDRPASFELFAFGPKKIHGIGLATNNAVFRRATTLTEREPFDPALGVSGGEDYDLFCRLQRRGRRFAWLPGAVVSEFVPAERCQRTYLQRRFYAGGQHFARAVARGGAHPRAARWIIRAKAFVQAGLLAARAPLYLFQGADQRADFGFRLAGVMGKLSFGALYPLYQPKGK; this is encoded by the coding sequence ATGAGCCGCATCGGGCTTTCCATCGTCATCTGCACCTTTCATCGCAACGATCTTTTGCGCGCCTTGCTGAAAAGCGTCGCTGCGCAGGAGCTTCCCGACAGCCTTTCGGTCAGCGTCGTCGTGGTGGACAACAGCGATGAGGGTCTCGCCCGCGCCGTCGTCGCGGAGGAGGCGGCAAAAAGCCCGATCCCGATGCGCTGGATCGAGGCCCATCCGGCCAATATTTCGGTTGCGCGCAACGCCGGCGTGGCCGCCGGCGACACGGATTTCGTCGCCTTCATCGACGACGACCAATGTCTCGAACCGGGCTGGCTCACCGGCCTTTCCAGCGCGCTGCGAGAACAACCATTCGACGCCTGGCTTGGCCGGGTGATCGCCACATTCGAAAAGCCGGATCAGGCGCCGCGCGCCGCCCGCATGGTCTTTTCGCGCGAACTCGACCGGCCGGCTTCTTTCGAATTATTCGCCTTCGGGCCAAAAAAAATCCACGGGATCGGGCTTGCCACCAATAACGCCGTTTTTCGCCGCGCCACGACCCTCACTGAGCGCGAGCCCTTCGATCCGGCTCTGGGCGTCAGCGGCGGCGAGGATTATGACCTGTTCTGCCGCCTCCAGCGCCGGGGCCGGCGTTTCGCCTGGCTGCCCGGCGCCGTCGTGTCCGAATTCGTCCCGGCCGAGCGCTGTCAGAGGACTTATCTCCAGCGGCGCTTCTATGCCGGCGGCCAGCATTTCGCGCGTGCCGTCGCGCGCGGCGGCGCCCACCCGCGGGCGGCGCGCTGGATCATCCGCGCCAAGGCTTTTGTCCAGGCCGGGCTCCTCGCAGCCCGCGCGCCGCTCTACCTGTTCCAGGGCGCCGACCAACGCGCCGATTTTGGCTTCCGCCTTGCCGGCGTGATGGGAAAATTGTCCTTTGGCGCGCTCTATCCCCTCTATCAACCGAAAGGAAAATGA
- a CDS encoding O-antigen ligase family protein — protein MTAAHVAPSAAVPRARTRKSSAAAQPAWFTPVHDLLLYAFLEYTYIGLTPFTITSVDNRVEGSPLVQVAGVSLCFLSFVVMWPRRGQLLLAMRENWAMFLVLAISLASTVWSQFPDLTIRRAALLVCISAAAIGVAVGVDNMRAFHTKLFGFMTAVIIINLALVVVWPAQAISDIGVKGLYIQKNVAGIVAMVTVVIAVTWTFGCASWSGRFLGIASALLSTFFLVLTDSKTSIGLLVLGLAIGAMFYAAQKLGPRFALLAFAGVAALVAAIGAILIFFDFDYYKILVAFVADPTFTGRNELWAFAYHSAMKHEWFGYGYGAFWDVGFADDPLRKLEPGTWLGDSPVGLINQAHNGYLELWLHIGLIATLIAIWSVFAAIGRATRRAIETRDAPGARPVFTMIALVLFLHLLHNFTEATLYMRNNPYANIVTLLIALTSWRPFPRPKRSA, from the coding sequence ATGACCGCCGCGCATGTCGCGCCATCGGCGGCCGTTCCGCGCGCCCGGACGAGAAAATCCAGCGCGGCGGCGCAGCCGGCGTGGTTCACGCCGGTTCACGACCTGCTGCTCTACGCCTTTCTCGAATATACCTATATCGGGCTCACGCCCTTCACCATCACCTCGGTCGACAACCGCGTCGAAGGCAGCCCGCTGGTCCAGGTCGCCGGCGTGTCGCTCTGTTTCCTGTCGTTCGTCGTCATGTGGCCGCGGCGTGGCCAGCTCCTGCTCGCCATGCGGGAGAACTGGGCGATGTTCCTGGTGCTGGCGATCAGCCTCGCCAGCACCGTCTGGTCGCAATTTCCCGACCTGACCATCAGGCGCGCGGCGCTGCTCGTCTGCATCAGCGCGGCGGCGATCGGCGTCGCGGTCGGCGTGGATAACATGCGCGCCTTCCATACCAAATTGTTCGGTTTCATGACGGCGGTGATCATCATCAATCTCGCCCTGGTCGTGGTCTGGCCGGCGCAGGCCATTTCCGACATCGGCGTCAAGGGCCTTTATATCCAGAAGAACGTGGCCGGCATCGTCGCTATGGTCACGGTGGTCATCGCCGTGACCTGGACTTTTGGCTGCGCAAGCTGGAGCGGCCGTTTTCTGGGGATCGCCAGCGCCCTGCTCTCGACCTTTTTCCTGGTCCTCACCGACAGCAAGACCTCGATCGGCCTTCTGGTCCTCGGCCTCGCCATCGGCGCGATGTTCTACGCCGCGCAAAAGCTCGGGCCGCGTTTCGCTCTGCTCGCTTTCGCCGGCGTAGCGGCTTTGGTCGCGGCGATCGGCGCGATCCTGATCTTTTTCGATTTCGATTATTACAAAATTCTGGTCGCCTTCGTCGCCGACCCGACCTTTACCGGCCGCAATGAGCTCTGGGCCTTCGCCTATCATTCGGCGATGAAACATGAATGGTTCGGCTATGGCTATGGCGCCTTCTGGGACGTCGGCTTCGCCGACGATCCGTTGCGCAAGCTCGAGCCCGGCACCTGGCTGGGGGATTCTCCCGTAGGGCTCATCAACCAGGCCCATAACGGCTATCTCGAACTCTGGCTCCATATCGGGCTGATCGCGACGCTCATCGCCATCTGGTCGGTTTTCGCGGCGATCGGCCGCGCCACGCGGCGCGCCATCGAGACCCGCGACGCCCCCGGCGCCCGGCCGGTCTTCACCATGATCGCCCTCGTGCTGTTCCTCCATCTCCTGCACAATTTCACCGAGGCGACCCTCTATATGCGCAACAATCCTTACGCCAATATCGTCACGCTGCTCATCGCCCTGACGAGCTGGCGGCCATTTCCGCGCCCCAAGAGGTCCGCATGA